Within Actinoplanes sp. L3-i22, the genomic segment CGCGTGATGTCCGCCGCTGCGCGGTCGCGTCCGGATGTGTTTGGGTGTGCCGGTGTCGGAGTTCGGTAGCAGGTTGAGGGACTTACGACGGGCCGCGGGACTGACCATGGAACAGCTCGCCGAGGCGTCCGGGGTGAGCGCCCGCGCGATCAGCGACATGGAGCGTGGGCACAGCCGGGCCCCGCAGGCGCGGACCCTGGTCGCGCTCACCGACGTCCTCGGCCCGGGCCTCGAGGACACCGCCCGCCAGCAGCGCGGCCAGTCGGCCGGCCGGCCCCGGCTGTGCGAGCTGCCCCGCGCGATCAACGACTTCGTCGGCCGCGCCGACGAGCTGGACCGGCTGCGCCGGCACGCCCTCGCCGGGCTCGGCCCGGCCCCGGTCGCCGTCGTGCACGGGCAGCCCGGGCTGGGCAAGACCGCGCTCGCCGTACGGCTCGCCGACCAGCTCCGCGACCGCTACACCGACGGCGTCCTCTACCTCGACCTGCGCGGCACCGACGCGGAGCCGATGGCGGTCGGCGACGCGCTGGTCCGGCTGCTGCGCGCCCTCGAGGTCAGCTCCCGGCGGATCAGCGAGACCGACGACGAACGCTCCAGCCAGCTGCGCGCGGTCCTCGGCGAGCGCCGTTGCCTGCTCGTCCTGGACAACGCCGGCAGCGAGGCCCAGGTCCGGCCGCTGCTCCCGGCCGAGGGCGGCAGCCTGGCCGTGGTCACCAGCCGCCGGGTGCTGAGCGGGCTGGACGGGGTGGAGCGGATCGCGCTGGCCCCGCTCGCCCCGCACGAGTCGGCCGCGTTCCTGCGGGCGATCGCGGTGCAGGCCGCCGACCCGCGCGCGGCCGCCGAGGTGGAGGCGGTGGCCCGGTTCTGCGGGCACCTGCCGCTCGCCCTGCGGATCGCCGGCACCCGGCTGGCCACCCGCCCGGCCTGGACGGTCGAGCACCTGGTCACCCGGCTCGCCGACGCCGACCGGCGGCTGGCCAACCTGACCACCGGCGACCTCGGGGTGGCCACCGCGTTCGCGCTCTCGCACGCGCAGCTCACCAAGCCGGCCCGCGAGCTGTTCCGGCGGCTCGCGCACGTGCCCGGCGTGGACTTCGCGGCCACCCTGGGCGCGGTGCTCACCGGCGCCCACCCCGACGACGTCGCGGACGGCCTGGACGAGCTGGTCGACCTGGGGCTGCTGCAGCAGTCCGGGCCGGACCGGTACCGGTTCCACGACCTGATCCGGCTGTTCGCCGAGGAGCGGCTGCGGATCGAGGAGCCGGCCGGCACCCGGGCCGCGACCGCGAAGAAGATGAGCGACTGGCTGCTGGAGACCGCGGTCGTCGCCGGCCGCTGGTTCGAGCCGGGCTACGGCTGCCTCCCGGAGACCTGGGCCGGCTCGATCCCGCTGGCCACCGCCGAGGAGGCGGACGCCTGGCTGCAGGCCGAGCGGCGCAACTGGCTGGGCGCCCTGAACGCGGCGTTCCGCGGCGGGCAGTACCAGCTGGTCGTGGACGTCGCCGAGGCGATGCACTGGTACTCGGACAAGTACGTCCGGGCCGGCTACTGGTACGACGTCTACGCCCTCTCCGCCGCCGCCGCCGCGAAACTGCCGGACCGGCGGCAGGAGGTCACCCACATCAACTACTTCTCCTGGGCGGCCACCCAGTGCGCCCGCCGCCCGGACGAGGGCGCCCGGATCGCGATGGACGCCCACCGGGTCGCCGTCGAGCTGGGCGACGTCAAGGAGCAGGCCTGGGCGCTGCGCTACGCCGGCGACGCGTGGCGGCACGCCGGCGTCCCGGACAAGGCGTACCCGGTGTACCTGCGCGCCGCCGACCTCGCCGACTCGGTCGACGACCACGACGGCTACGTGATGCTGCGCTCCGGGATCGGCCGCGCCCTCAACGAGCTGGGCCGCACCGAGGAGGCGATCGCCGAGTGCACCGAGGCGCTGCGCGAGATCGAGGCGCGGCCGGTCGCGCACCGGCCGGAGCTGGGCGCCCGGATCAACGCGCGTCTCACCCGGGCCGAGGCGCTGACCATGCTGGGCCGCTGGACCGAGGCGCTGCGCGAGGCCGAGCGGGTGCTGCCGGACACCGACGAGTTCGGCTACCCCGGCTACCGGGCCGAGGCGCACCTGATCATCGGCCGGGCCCGGCTCGCGCTGGGCTCCCGGGAGGCGGCCCGCCCGTCCGTCCGGATCGCGAACGAGCTGCTGGAGGACTTCCAGCACAGCCGCCTGCAGGAGCTGGCCCGGGCGGCCCTGGAGGTGCTGGCCTGACACCGCCCGTACGCAGGAATGGTTCTGCGTATTGTTCTGCGTGGTCCGGAGGCGGCGGCTTTGATTGCATGGGAGTACGGCCGCGCCGCCCGGCGCGCGGCTCCCCGAGAGGATCCCCATGAGCTTCGTGACCACCTCCGACGGCACCAACATCTACTTCAAGGACTGGGGCACCGGCCGCCCCGTCGTGCTGAGCCACGGCTGGCCGCTGAACGCGGACAGCTGGGAGGCGCAGCAGCTGTTCCTGGCGCAGAACGGCTACCGGGTGATCGCGCACGACCGTCGTGGGCACGGCCGCTCGGACCAGACCTGGACCGGCAACGAGATGGACACCTACGCCGCCGACCTGGCCGCCGTGATCGAGCACCTCGACCTGCGCGACGTCACCCTGATCGGCTTCTCCACCGGTGGCGGCGAGATCTCCCGCTACATCGGCAACTACGGCACCGCCCGCGTCGCGCAGGCCGTGCTCGTCTCCTCGGTGCCGCCGCTGATGCTCAAGACCGAGGACAACCCGGGCGGCCTGCCGATCGAGGTGTTCGACGGCATCCGCGAGGGCTCGCTCAAGGACCGCGGCCAGCTCTACCAGGACTTCGCGGCCGGCCCGTTCTTCGGCGCCAACCACGGCATCGAGGTCTCGCAGGCCGCCAAGGACGCGTTCTGGCAGCAGGGCCTGACCGGCGGGCACCACAACACGTACGAGAGCATCGCCGCGTTCTCGGCCACCGACTTCCGCGGTGACCTGGCCAAGTTCGACGTCCCGACGCTGGTCATCCACGGCGACGACGACCAGGTCGTGCCGTTCGAGGTGGGTGGCAAGGCGTCCGCCGCGCTGGTCAAGGGCGCCGAGCTGAAGGTGTACGCCGGTGCCCCGCACGGCATCACCGAGACGCACAAGGTGCAGCTGGGCGAGGACCTGCTGGCGTTCCTGAACACCTACGCCGCCTGACCGTTATTCGGGCGCGCGTCTGCCGGGGCGGCGTTAGGCTGCCCCGGCACGTTCGTCTATGCAAAAGGGGTTGAGCATGCGCCTCCACCTGGACACGGTCGCCGCTTCGCCGCGAGGGCGCGCCGTCTGACGTCGTAAGGCGCCTCCTCGCCGCGGGCGGTCCTCGCTGACCGTCGATCCTTGGCTTGAGGAGCCCCTTTGCATGCCCTTTTCACCCCCTTCGCTCGGTTGTGGACCGCTACCGCGATCTCCAATCTCGGCGACGGGGTCACCATGGTGGCCGGCCCGTTGCTGCTCGCCACCGTCAGCGACGATCCCGCGCTGATCGCCGGCGGCGCGTTCGCCGCCCAACTCCCCTGGCTGCTGTTCTCGCTGATCAGCGGCGCGTTCGTGGACCGGCTCGACCGGCGCCGCCTGGTCGTGGTGGTCAACCTGCTGCGCGGCGGCGTCCTCGGCGGGCTCGCCGTGGTGATCGCTTCCGGACACGTGTCGGTGCCGTTGATCTACCTGGCGTCGTTCCTGCTCGGCGTCGGTGAGACGCTCGCCGACACCGCTTACGGGGCGCTGCTGCCGGCCACGGTCGCGCCGGCGGATCTGGAACGGGCCAACGCCCGGCTGGGCGCCACGTTCACGATCGCCAACCAGTTCGTGGCGAAACCGTTCGGCGCCTGGCTCTACGGCGTCGCGGCGGCGGTGCCGTTCGGGCTCGACGCGGTGTCGTTCGTGGTCGCGGCGGTGCTGATCGCCGGAATCGCCGGGCCACCCGGCGAGGCACCCGAAACGTCCGATAAATCCCGGCACAAGGCCGTTCCGCTTCGCATGGAGATCGCCGAGGGGCTGCGCTGGCTGTGGCGGCATCGGCTGCTGCGCGTCCTCGCGGTCGCGATGGGCGTCGCGAACATCGCGTTCTGCGCGGCGTTCGCGGTCTTCATCCTTTATGCCCGGGAACGCCTGGGCCTGACCGATGTCGGCTACGGCTTCCTGCTCACCACGTTCGCCGTGGGCGGTCTGGCCGGCGCCGGGTTCGCGGCCCGCCTGGCCCGCCGCTTCGGCACCGCGACGGTCCTGCGGGCCGGCCTGATCGTCGAGGTCGGCACGCATCTCACCCTCGCGCTCACGACGAACCCGGTGCTCGCCGGCGGGGTCATCGTGATCTTCGGGGTGCACACCATGGTCTGGGGCGTGCTGGTCTCGGCCATCCGGCAGCGGACCGTTCCTGATCAGCTGCGCGGCCGGGTCGGCAGCGTCTTCGGCCTCCTGGAGACCGGCGGCGCCGCGCTCGGCTGGCTGCTCGGCGCGGTGCTCACCCAGCTCTGGGCGGTCACCACGCCGTTCTGGATCGCGGCGTTCGCGATGGTCGCGGTCACTGCCGCGGCCTGGCGTCCGCTCGCCGAGGCAACCCCTGCTTCGGTACGGAGTGAGCCCACGCCCCGCACGTCATAGGAGCGCGGGTCCCAGGAACCACCGAAGCGCTCCTGGGACCCGCACTCCTGGGCGGCGCTCCTGGGACGGACGGTCCTAGGAAGCGTTCCCGAGACGGACGGTCCTAGGAAGCGCTCCTGGGACGGGCGGTCCTAGGCAGCGCTGCTGGTGGCGGGTTGCCGCCTCACCACCAGCAGCGCCCAGGCCCCGGACAGCACCGCGACCAGCACCAGCCCGGTAACCAGCAGCACGGTGTGCCCGCCGATCCGGTCCGCCGTCGCCGCCACCGGGTTCGGCCGGCCCAGCCGATCCGCGAGCCACCCGGCCGACGCGACCGCGGCCACCCCCGCCCCGGTCAGCCGCAGCACCGGCTGCACCGGCAGCCGCGCCGCCACGATCAGCACCGGCAGCGCCAGCCCGACCAGCAGCAGCTGCACCACCTCGATCCCGAGGTTGAACCCGAGCAGGCTGATCGCGAGCTGCCCGGTGGAGAGCCCCATCTCGGCGAGCGTGAACGAGAACGCCAGCCCGTGCCCGAGCCCGAACAGGCACGCGACCAGGGCTTCCCGCTCCGGGAAGAGCGGCCGGACGGCGTGCAGCGCGCCGATCAGGATGCTGGCCGCGATGAACGCCTCGACCGGCCAGGCCGGCAGACTCACCCGGCCCAGCGCGGACGCCGCCAGCGCGATCGAGTGCCCGACGGTGAACGCGCAGGTCACGGCACCGATCCGGCGGGCCGCGCGACCGGCTCCGACGTACCCTCGCCAGCGTTTTCGGTGTGTCCGGAGCGCCACCGGGAGCAGTAGGACGAGCAGGAACAGCAGATGGTCGGTGCCCTCGGCGATGTGCCGTCCGCCGAGCCGGAACATCGCCAGGAAGCCGCGCCACGCGCTGCCGCCACCGAGGTCCACGGTGAGATCAGGAACGGTCATCGTCCGGGTGTCGACGGCGATCACACCGACCTGCCCGGCCGCCGACTCCCCAACCTTTCCGGCGGCCCAGTCCTCGCGGACCGAGACCAGCACGGTGTGCGTGATCACCTGGTGGATGACCGCGTCGTAGCCCAGCCGGAAGTGCCGGACGTCGCCGCCGGGCGGCGGGGTCAGCGTCGCGGTTGCCAGCAGCTCCCGGTACGGCCCGGTCCCGGTCTGCTCGGCGGCCCCGAGCCGGACCGCGCCGAGCGCGACCCGCCACGGCCGCCCGTCCAGCGCGGCCGGGTGCAGGTGCGCGGCCAGATA encodes:
- a CDS encoding helix-turn-helix domain-containing protein, encoding MCLGVPVSEFGSRLRDLRRAAGLTMEQLAEASGVSARAISDMERGHSRAPQARTLVALTDVLGPGLEDTARQQRGQSAGRPRLCELPRAINDFVGRADELDRLRRHALAGLGPAPVAVVHGQPGLGKTALAVRLADQLRDRYTDGVLYLDLRGTDAEPMAVGDALVRLLRALEVSSRRISETDDERSSQLRAVLGERRCLLVLDNAGSEAQVRPLLPAEGGSLAVVTSRRVLSGLDGVERIALAPLAPHESAAFLRAIAVQAADPRAAAEVEAVARFCGHLPLALRIAGTRLATRPAWTVEHLVTRLADADRRLANLTTGDLGVATAFALSHAQLTKPARELFRRLAHVPGVDFAATLGAVLTGAHPDDVADGLDELVDLGLLQQSGPDRYRFHDLIRLFAEERLRIEEPAGTRAATAKKMSDWLLETAVVAGRWFEPGYGCLPETWAGSIPLATAEEADAWLQAERRNWLGALNAAFRGGQYQLVVDVAEAMHWYSDKYVRAGYWYDVYALSAAAAAKLPDRRQEVTHINYFSWAATQCARRPDEGARIAMDAHRVAVELGDVKEQAWALRYAGDAWRHAGVPDKAYPVYLRAADLADSVDDHDGYVMLRSGIGRALNELGRTEEAIAECTEALREIEARPVAHRPELGARINARLTRAEALTMLGRWTEALREAERVLPDTDEFGYPGYRAEAHLIIGRARLALGSREAARPSVRIANELLEDFQHSRLQELARAALEVLA
- a CDS encoding alpha/beta fold hydrolase yields the protein MSFVTTSDGTNIYFKDWGTGRPVVLSHGWPLNADSWEAQQLFLAQNGYRVIAHDRRGHGRSDQTWTGNEMDTYAADLAAVIEHLDLRDVTLIGFSTGGGEISRYIGNYGTARVAQAVLVSSVPPLMLKTEDNPGGLPIEVFDGIREGSLKDRGQLYQDFAAGPFFGANHGIEVSQAAKDAFWQQGLTGGHHNTYESIAAFSATDFRGDLAKFDVPTLVIHGDDDQVVPFEVGGKASAALVKGAELKVYAGAPHGITETHKVQLGEDLLAFLNTYAA
- a CDS encoding MFS transporter; this translates as MWTATAISNLGDGVTMVAGPLLLATVSDDPALIAGGAFAAQLPWLLFSLISGAFVDRLDRRRLVVVVNLLRGGVLGGLAVVIASGHVSVPLIYLASFLLGVGETLADTAYGALLPATVAPADLERANARLGATFTIANQFVAKPFGAWLYGVAAAVPFGLDAVSFVVAAVLIAGIAGPPGEAPETSDKSRHKAVPLRMEIAEGLRWLWRHRLLRVLAVAMGVANIAFCAAFAVFILYARERLGLTDVGYGFLLTTFAVGGLAGAGFAARLARRFGTATVLRAGLIVEVGTHLTLALTTNPVLAGGVIVIFGVHTMVWGVLVSAIRQRTVPDQLRGRVGSVFGLLETGGAALGWLLGAVLTQLWAVTTPFWIAAFAMVAVTAAAWRPLAEATPASVRSEPTPRTS
- a CDS encoding HupE/UreJ family protein, encoding MIRAGLLAVTGLVALLSGASPASAHPMPHSVVTLDVHGSSVTASLQIPATADFVLASGVDPGSTERVRDYLAAHLHPAALDGRPWRVALGAVRLGAAEQTGTGPYRELLATATLTPPPGGDVRHFRLGYDAVIHQVITHTVLVSVREDWAAGKVGESAAGQVGVIAVDTRTMTVPDLTVDLGGGSAWRGFLAMFRLGGRHIAEGTDHLLFLLVLLLPVALRTHRKRWRGYVGAGRAARRIGAVTCAFTVGHSIALAASALGRVSLPAWPVEAFIAASILIGALHAVRPLFPEREALVACLFGLGHGLAFSFTLAEMGLSTGQLAISLLGFNLGIEVVQLLLVGLALPVLIVAARLPVQPVLRLTGAGVAAVASAGWLADRLGRPNPVAATADRIGGHTVLLVTGLVLVAVLSGAWALLVVRRQPATSSAA